The following nucleotide sequence is from bacterium.
ATAACAGAACATTTTGCTTTAGAATTGAGAGATTGCCTAAAGGAAAAGATTTTGGGAGTCTATCTATTTGGAAGCACTGCTAAAGCTCTGACAACCGAAGAAAGCGATATAGATATATTAGCAGTTTATTCTGATATAGACGAGCGGAGATTTTTAGAGATAGCCAGTGAAATTAGTTTCAGGATTAGCTGTGAACAAGGAAGATTTATTGAGGTCATTCCTATGTCAAAAGAAGAGTTTGAACAATCCTTAGGTCGTTCTCCCTTTCTCTGGGAGGTGCTAAAATTTGGAAAGCCCATTTTTACAACATTATCTGGTACAGAATGGGAATTAGATTTTAGAGATTACCTCAATTTAGCCCAAGAGTATCTCAATTATGCAAAAGATGCCTTAAATGAAGACAAACTGCGTCTTGCAATTGATAGTGGATACAATGCCTGTGAACTTTTGGTCAAGGCATTAATTATAAGTACAAAAAATCCCCTTGCCTCTTCACATGGAGGTATTGTCACCCAATTCGGCAAGCTATTTGTCTTATCTAAAAGAGTTCCTGAATTTTTTGGGAAAAATCTTAATCTTGGGTTGGATTTACGAGCTAAGGCACGTTATAAACCTCATGCACAACTTGAACCAAAAGATGCGGAGTTCATAATCAATCTCGCTCAAGAATTACTAAAGATTGCTCAGAAAGAATTAACCGATTTATCACCTGCAGTCTCAACTATCCACCACCAAAATATGGGCTAAGCTCTGTAGGAATATTTTATCGAGGCAATCTTGATGACTTCGGCCATCTTAAAAATTCAATCCTGAATAATTTTGCCAGGGCTGCAAAGATGGGAGAATAGATGAAGAGGATGGGATAAATATTGCAAGATTTTGCGAAAAAACTAAACTCCTTTATTCTCTCCGGGTAGCATTCATTTGGGCGTTAGTTTTCGTAATTCTAAGATAAGTATCTATGGAAATACAAAAGGGACAGAGATAGTAGGAACAGTAAAAGAGGATGTTGTTAATATTCGTTCTGGACCTTCTACAGACTATGCAGTTATAGGTAAAATGGAAAGGGGTGAAAAAGTAAATATCTTATCAGAAGAAAAATGGATGGTATGTTATCAAGTATAAGGGTGATAACGGCTATATATACAGAGAACTTGTGGATAAAGAGTGAGTGGATTGCACATTGTCAACTAACTTTATTTGTGTCCTTCAATCGCTCGTGTCATTCGTGGTCTAAATATAAAAACAGTAAAATTTACAGAATTAACAAGGTGAGTGAAAATG
It contains:
- a CDS encoding HEPN domain-containing protein, whose protein sequence is MTGIIKDITEHFALELRDCLKEKILGVYLFGSTAKALTTEESDIDILAVYSDIDERRFLEIASEISFRISCEQGRFIEVIPMSKEEFEQSLGRSPFLWEVLKFGKPIFTTLSGTEWELDFRDYLNLAQEYLNYAKDALNEDKLRLAIDSGYNACELLVKALIISTKNPLASSHGGIVTQFGKLFVLSKRVPEFFGKNLNLGLDLRAKARYKPHAQLEPKDAEFIINLAQELLKIAQKELTDLSPAVSTIHHQNMG
- a CDS encoding SH3 domain-containing protein, with the translated sequence MGVSFRNSKISIYGNTKGTEIVGTVKEDVVNIRSGPSTDYAVIGKMERGEKVNILSEEKWMVCYQV